A region of Acidimicrobiales bacterium DNA encodes the following proteins:
- the rpsE gene encoding 30S ribosomal protein S5: MAESQYEERSIGRPRRVSKVVKGGRRFSFGALMVVGDGNGKVGLGYGKAEEVGLAMQKAVEEAKRNMFTVPLAGSTIIHTIIGEAGAGRVLLKPAAPGTGVIAGGAARAILEVAGIHDVLAKSLGSTNALNVAHATIAGLKGQNSPDDVAAKRGKAADEVTPVGIYRAYRETKQAKAKVGEE, encoded by the coding sequence GTGGCTGAGTCCCAATACGAAGAGCGTTCGATCGGGCGTCCGCGCCGCGTGTCGAAGGTCGTCAAGGGCGGCCGCCGCTTCTCCTTCGGTGCCCTGATGGTCGTCGGCGACGGCAACGGCAAGGTCGGCCTCGGCTACGGCAAGGCCGAAGAAGTCGGTCTCGCCATGCAGAAGGCCGTCGAGGAAGCCAAGCGCAACATGTTCACCGTGCCCCTCGCCGGCTCGACGATCATCCACACGATCATCGGTGAAGCCGGCGCCGGCCGCGTGCTGCTCAAGCCCGCGGCCCCCGGTACCGGCGTGATCGCCGGTGGTGCGGCGCGCGCCATCCTCGAAGTCGCGGGCATCCACGACGTGCTGGCCAAGTCGCTCGGTTCGACCAACGCGCTGAACGTCGCCCACGCCACCATCGCCGGCCTCAAGGGCCAGAACTCGCCCGACGACGTGGCCGCCAAGCGCGGCAAGGCGGCCGACGAGGTCACGCCGGTCGGCATCTATCGCGCCTACCGCGAGACCAAGCAGGCCAAGGCAAAGGTCGGTGAGGAGTAA
- the rplF gene encoding 50S ribosomal protein L6, protein MSRIGKNPIPVPSGVEVSIVDRHITVKGTQGTLERDIPGDIQVAQEEATLVVTRPNDERQNRALHGLTRSLVNNMVLGVSAGFSKELDIVGVGYRATAQGPTKLELALGFSHPVHVDAPAGITFEVPTPTKIVVKGIDKELVGQVAANIRKIRKPEPYKGKGVRYTNEVVRRKAGKAAK, encoded by the coding sequence ATGTCTCGAATCGGTAAGAACCCCATTCCGGTGCCTTCGGGCGTGGAGGTGTCGATCGTCGATCGCCACATCACCGTCAAGGGCACCCAAGGCACGCTCGAGCGCGACATTCCGGGCGACATTCAGGTCGCTCAGGAAGAAGCGACGCTCGTCGTGACGCGTCCGAACGACGAGCGGCAGAACCGCGCCCTGCACGGTCTGACCCGTTCGCTGGTCAACAACATGGTCCTCGGTGTGAGCGCCGGGTTCTCCAAGGAGCTCGACATCGTCGGCGTCGGTTACCGAGCCACGGCGCAGGGCCCGACGAAGCTCGAGCTGGCCCTCGGTTTCTCGCACCCCGTGCACGTCGACGCTCCGGCCGGCATCACCTTCGAAGTGCCCACCCCGACCAAGATCGTGGTCAAGGGCATCGACAAGGAACTCGTTGGCCAGGTCGCCGCCAACATCCGCAAGATTCGCAAGCCCGAGCCCTACAAGGGCAAGGGCGTGCGCTACACGAACGAAGTCGTCCGCCGCAAGGCCGGCAAGGCCGCGAAGTAG
- the rplR gene encoding 50S ribosomal protein L18, translating into MSTSHKLESRRRRHNRVRKRVTGTAARPRLAVFRSAKHISAQVIDDVAGKTLAAASTTEKSLRSSTGGNKSAAETVGRLIGERAKAAGVTSVVFDRGGFLYHGRVAALADAARAAGLEF; encoded by the coding sequence GTGTCTACGTCTCACAAGCTCGAATCGCGTCGCCGCCGCCACAACCGTGTGCGCAAGCGCGTCACCGGCACCGCGGCGCGTCCGCGCCTGGCGGTGTTCCGCTCGGCCAAGCACATCAGCGCCCAGGTCATCGACGACGTCGCCGGCAAGACGCTCGCGGCGGCGTCGACCACCGAGAAGTCGCTGCGTTCCTCGACCGGCGGCAACAAGTCGGCGGCCGAAACCGTGGGCCGACTGATCGGCGAGCGGGCCAAGGCGGCGGGCGTCACGTCCGTCGTGTTCGACCGCGGCGGGTTCCTCTATCACGGCCGTGTGGCCGCACTGGCTGACGCGGCGCGTGCCGCCGGACTGGAGTTCTAA
- a CDS encoding phospholipid scramblase-related protein, which produces MGLFDSTTLVVNQKAKLIELTNEYAICDENGNRIGTVRQVGQGKGRKLLRALTNVDQFLSIKLEIADGDGNVVLRLERGAKLLKSKIAVTDGKGNAIGNINQENVIGKIHFSLEAGGRTVGSINAENWRAWNFNIQDDSGREVARVTKKWAGVLKEAFTTADNYFVEIPAPLEEPLRSLVLAAALCVDTALKQDDK; this is translated from the coding sequence ATGGGTCTCTTTGATTCGACCACGCTCGTCGTCAACCAAAAGGCCAAGCTCATCGAGCTGACCAACGAGTACGCCATCTGCGACGAGAACGGCAACCGCATCGGCACCGTGCGGCAAGTCGGCCAAGGCAAGGGGCGCAAGCTGCTGCGCGCCCTCACCAACGTCGATCAGTTCCTCAGCATCAAGCTCGAGATCGCGGACGGCGATGGCAACGTGGTGCTGCGCCTCGAGCGTGGCGCCAAGCTGCTCAAGTCGAAGATCGCGGTGACCGACGGCAAGGGCAACGCCATCGGCAACATCAACCAGGAGAACGTGATCGGCAAGATCCACTTCAGCCTCGAGGCCGGTGGGCGCACCGTCGGGTCGATCAACGCCGAGAACTGGCGGGCGTGGAACTTCAACATCCAGGACGACAGCGGCCGCGAGGTGGCCCGCGTCACCAAGAAGTGGGCCGGCGTACTGAAGGAAGCGTTCACGACCGCGGACAACTACTTCGTCGAGATCCCCGCGCCGCTCGAAGAACCCCTGCGCAGCCTCGTGCTCGCCGCGGCCCTGTGCGTCGACACTGCACTTAAACAAGACGACAAATGA
- the rpsQ gene encoding 30S ribosomal protein S17: protein MTENTAEELTEKRGNPRKTREGIVTSNAMNKTVVVSVTERVRHAKYSKTVQRTKKLYAHDETNDLKLGDKVRVQETRPLSKLKRWRVVEVVERAR from the coding sequence ATGACAGAGAACACCGCTGAAGAACTGACAGAGAAGCGCGGCAATCCGCGCAAGACGCGCGAAGGCATTGTCACGTCGAACGCGATGAACAAGACGGTCGTCGTGTCGGTGACCGAGCGCGTGCGTCACGCCAAGTACTCCAAGACCGTGCAGCGCACCAAGAAGCTGTACGCCCACGACGAGACCAACGATCTCAAGCTGGGTGACAAGGTCCGGGTCCAGGAGACGCGCCCGCTGAGCAAGCTCAAGCGCTGGCGCGTCGTCGAGGTCGTGGAGCGTGCCCGATGA
- the rpmC gene encoding 50S ribosomal protein L29 has translation MSKAHNTELRGLGDAELASRLLEAKDNLFKLRFQMATGQQDNNASISQARREVARLNTLIREREIALHEATEATA, from the coding sequence ATGTCGAAGGCCCATAACACCGAGCTGCGCGGCCTCGGCGACGCCGAACTCGCCAGCCGCCTACTCGAAGCGAAGGACAACCTGTTCAAGCTGCGGTTCCAGATGGCCACCGGTCAGCAGGACAACAACGCCTCGATCAGCCAGGCGCGCCGCGAAGTGGCTCGTCTCAACACGCTGATTCGTGAGCGGGAAATCGCACTGCACGAAGCTACGGAAGCGACTGCGTAA
- the secY gene encoding preprotein translocase subunit SecY, whose amino-acid sequence MKFLNMFRVADLRNKIIFTLFIIVLYRIGSHVPVPGISFEKVQLLKDQASKSGVLGFLNLFSGGALTRFAVFGLGVMPYITSSIIINLLEVVIPKLAEWRDQGAVGQRKITQTTRYLTVALAIMQSTGLAFVFHNGGRGFLTNNSSNLDLIPHFNAWLVLLIVLTMTAGTACVMWLAEVITQRGIGQGMSILIFANVVSGLPSGGAAIRAEGGNVKFTIVILLTLALLVAIVAVEQGQRRIPVQFAKRIVGRRMYGGQSTYIPLKVNQAGVIPIIFASSVLYFPVLLSNVVPWVGVRSWINNHLATPTDGFYIALYGLMIVGFTYFYTSIAFNPEQQADIIRKQGGYIPGIRPGPPTVRHLQGILTRITLPGALFLAFIALLPSLFLSFWGLTQYPFAGTTLLIAVGVALETMKQIDSQLTMRNYEGFLK is encoded by the coding sequence GTGAAGTTTCTCAACATGTTCCGGGTCGCCGACCTGCGGAACAAGATCATCTTCACGCTGTTCATCATCGTCCTGTACCGCATCGGCTCGCACGTGCCGGTACCGGGGATCTCCTTCGAGAAGGTCCAGCTGCTGAAGGACCAGGCGAGCAAGTCGGGCGTGCTCGGCTTCCTCAACCTGTTCTCCGGTGGTGCGCTGACGCGCTTTGCCGTGTTCGGCCTCGGCGTCATGCCGTACATCACCAGCTCGATCATCATCAACCTCCTCGAGGTTGTGATCCCGAAGCTGGCGGAGTGGCGTGACCAGGGTGCCGTCGGTCAGCGCAAGATCACCCAGACGACGCGCTACCTCACCGTCGCGCTCGCCATCATGCAGTCGACCGGTCTGGCGTTCGTGTTCCACAACGGCGGCCGTGGCTTCCTCACCAACAACTCGTCGAACCTCGACCTGATCCCGCACTTCAATGCCTGGCTCGTGCTCCTCATCGTGCTCACGATGACGGCCGGCACGGCCTGCGTCATGTGGCTGGCCGAAGTCATCACCCAGCGCGGCATCGGCCAGGGCATGTCGATCCTGATTTTCGCCAACGTGGTGTCGGGCCTGCCCTCGGGCGGCGCGGCGATCCGGGCCGAAGGCGGCAACGTCAAGTTCACCATCGTCATCCTGTTGACCCTGGCGCTGCTGGTGGCGATCGTCGCCGTCGAGCAGGGTCAGCGCCGCATCCCGGTGCAGTTCGCCAAGCGCATCGTGGGCCGGCGCATGTACGGCGGCCAGTCGACCTACATCCCGCTCAAGGTCAACCAGGCGGGCGTCATCCCGATCATCTTCGCCAGCTCGGTGCTGTACTTCCCGGTGCTGCTGTCGAACGTCGTGCCGTGGGTGGGCGTGCGTTCGTGGATCAACAACCACCTGGCGACGCCGACCGACGGGTTCTACATCGCCTTGTACGGCCTGATGATCGTGGGCTTCACGTACTTCTACACGTCGATCGCCTTCAACCCCGAGCAGCAGGCCGACATCATCCGGAAGCAGGGCGGCTACATTCCGGGCATCCGACCGGGGCCGCCGACCGTCCGTCACCTGCAGGGGATCCTCACTCGCATCACGCTGCCGGGCGCCCTGTTCCTCGCCTTCATTGCGCTCCTGCCGTCGCTGTTCCTGTCCTTCTGGGGTCTGACCCAGTACCCGTTCGCTGGCACCACGCTGCTCATCGCGGTGGGTGTCGCGCTCGAGACGATGAAGCAGATCGACAGTCAGCTGACGATGCGCAACTACGAAGGTTTCCTGAAGTAA
- a CDS encoding SAM-dependent methyltransferase: MTRRALIELLTKQRPELADPVAAIEAGEVHVDGVIVTNPNSLVRSDAAIVVKQAKELKGEAKLAAGLDGFREPVIVEAKTCLDVGASTGGFTTELLRRGARFVYAVDAGHGQLMGSLRQNPRVKNFEATNASELDRQLIPQPIDLVTIDVSYSPLRAIVPDITKNLDWSPGATMVALVKPMFELQAATLPTERSDLERAVNSGEMALDSAGWHVTEAIESPLRGNNGAVEFFLRGTLA, encoded by the coding sequence ATGACACGGCGGGCGTTGATCGAGTTGTTGACGAAGCAGCGGCCCGAACTCGCCGATCCTGTTGCCGCCATCGAGGCGGGCGAGGTGCACGTCGACGGCGTCATCGTCACCAACCCGAACTCGCTGGTGCGTAGCGACGCCGCCATCGTCGTCAAGCAGGCGAAGGAACTGAAGGGCGAAGCGAAGCTCGCCGCCGGCCTCGACGGGTTTCGTGAACCGGTGATCGTGGAAGCCAAGACGTGTCTCGACGTGGGCGCGTCGACGGGCGGGTTCACGACGGAGTTGCTGCGCCGCGGGGCGCGCTTCGTCTATGCCGTCGACGCCGGCCACGGCCAGCTGATGGGTTCGCTGCGCCAGAACCCGCGGGTGAAGAACTTCGAGGCGACCAACGCGTCGGAGCTCGACCGGCAACTGATCCCCCAGCCGATCGATCTCGTCACGATCGACGTCTCGTACTCGCCGCTGCGTGCCATCGTCCCCGACATCACCAAGAACCTGGACTGGTCGCCGGGAGCGACGATGGTGGCGCTCGTCAAGCCGATGTTCGAACTGCAGGCCGCGACGCTCCCGACCGAGCGATCCGACCTCGAACGCGCCGTCAACAGCGGCGAGATGGCGCTCGATTCGGCCGGCTGGCACGTCACCGAGGCGATCGAGTCGCCCTTGCGCGGGAATAATGGCGCAGTCGAGTTCTTCCTGCGGGGGACCCTGGCCTAG
- the rplP gene encoding 50S ribosomal protein L16: protein MLMPRKVKHRKQQRGRMSGEAKGGTYVAFGEFGIQALEPGWITARQIEAARIAMTRRVKRGGKVWIRVFPDKPVTQKPAETRMGSGKGNPEFWVAVVKPGRILFELGGVGEELSRSALERAIQKLPIKAKVVSRKVQSEQVEV, encoded by the coding sequence ATGTTGATGCCCCGCAAGGTCAAGCACCGCAAGCAGCAGCGCGGGCGCATGTCGGGTGAAGCCAAGGGCGGCACGTACGTCGCCTTCGGCGAGTTCGGCATCCAGGCGCTCGAGCCCGGCTGGATCACGGCGCGACAGATCGAAGCCGCCCGTATTGCCATGACCCGTCGCGTCAAGCGCGGCGGCAAGGTGTGGATCCGGGTGTTCCCCGACAAGCCCGTCACCCAGAAGCCGGCCGAAACCCGCATGGGTTCGGGCAAGGGCAACCCCGAGTTCTGGGTGGCCGTGGTCAAGCCCGGTCGGATCCTGTTCGAGCTCGGCGGCGTGGGCGAAGAGCTGTCGCGCTCGGCGCTCGAGCGTGCGATCCAGAAGCTGCCGATCAAGGCCAAGGTCGTGTCCCGCAAGGTCCAGTCCGAACAGGTGGAGGTCTAG
- the rpmD gene encoding 50S ribosomal protein L30 codes for MANLVITQVKSAIGTKPKHRGNLRALGLGRIGKTNTLPDTPVVRGMIARVPHLIEVKEES; via the coding sequence ATGGCGAACCTCGTCATCACGCAGGTCAAGTCCGCGATCGGCACCAAGCCCAAGCACCGCGGCAACCTCCGCGCGCTCGGTCTCGGCCGCATCGGCAAGACCAACACGCTGCCCGACACCCCGGTCGTGCGCGGCATGATCGCTCGGGTTCCGCACCTGATTGAAGTGAAAGAAGAGTCATGA
- the map gene encoding type I methionyl aminopeptidase, which translates to MRRTKDELAKMRKAGRVVAEMHEKTRAAIRPGITTMELDRIARDVIERRGARSNFLNYHGFPAVICTSPNDMIVHGIPSEDVVLHEGDIISIDCGAIIEGYHGDAAYTAPVGDISPEARKLIEVTEASLAAGIAQMLDGNRLTDISHAVQTVAEAGGYSVVREYVGHAIGTAMHEEPQVPNYGPPGKGPKLRSGMVFAIEPMVNMGGPETFLLEDGWSVVTADGSLSVHVEHTIAITDNGPEIYTVP; encoded by the coding sequence ATGCGTAGGACCAAAGACGAGCTGGCCAAGATGCGCAAGGCCGGCCGCGTCGTCGCCGAGATGCACGAGAAGACGCGGGCGGCGATCCGTCCGGGCATCACCACCATGGAGCTCGACCGCATCGCCCGTGACGTGATCGAGCGGCGCGGCGCCCGCTCGAACTTTCTCAACTACCACGGGTTCCCGGCGGTGATCTGCACGTCGCCCAACGACATGATCGTGCACGGCATCCCGTCCGAGGACGTCGTGCTGCACGAGGGCGACATCATCTCGATCGACTGCGGGGCGATCATCGAGGGCTACCACGGCGACGCCGCCTACACCGCGCCCGTCGGCGACATCAGCCCCGAGGCGCGCAAGCTCATCGAGGTCACCGAGGCGTCGCTGGCGGCCGGCATTGCCCAGATGCTCGACGGCAACCGTCTCACCGACATCAGCCACGCGGTGCAGACCGTCGCCGAAGCCGGCGGTTACTCCGTCGTGCGCGAGTACGTCGGCCACGCCATCGGCACGGCCATGCACGAAGAGCCGCAGGTGCCGAACTACGGACCTCCGGGCAAGGGCCCCAAGCTCCGGTCCGGCATGGTCTTTGCCATCGAGCCGATGGTGAACATGGGCGGTCCCGAGACGTTCCTGCTCGAGGACGGTTGGTCCGTCGTGACCGCCGACGGTTCCCTGTCGGTCCACGTCGAGCACACCATCGCCATCACCGACAACGGCCCCGAGATCTACACCGTCCCCTAG
- the rplN gene encoding 50S ribosomal protein L14 — protein sequence MIQQESRLRVADNSGAKEVLCIKVLGGSRRRYAGIGDVFVATVKDAIPGAAVKRGDVVKCVVVRTKKERRRPDGSYIRFDENAAVLINDQQQPRGTRIFGPVGRELRDKKFMRIVSLAPEVL from the coding sequence ATGATCCAACAGGAATCGCGTCTGCGGGTCGCCGACAACAGCGGCGCCAAGGAAGTGCTGTGCATCAAGGTGCTCGGCGGTTCCCGCCGGCGCTACGCCGGCATCGGTGACGTCTTCGTGGCCACGGTCAAAGACGCCATCCCCGGCGCCGCCGTCAAGCGTGGCGACGTCGTCAAGTGCGTCGTCGTGCGCACCAAGAAGGAGCGTCGCCGTCCGGACGGTTCCTACATCCGTTTCGACGAGAACGCCGCGGTGCTGATCAACGATCAGCAGCAGCCGCGCGGCACGCGCATCTTCGGCCCGGTCGGCCGTGAACTGCGCGACAAGAAGTTCATGCGCATCGTCTCGCTTGCGCCGGAGGTTTTGTAG
- the rplO gene encoding 50S ribosomal protein L15, whose amino-acid sequence MKLHDLKPAPGSNRPKRRVGRGIAGKGGKTAGRGTKGQKARNTVHLGFEGGQLPLAQRLPKLRGFNNPFRVEYNVVNLDTLAGMDTSEVTPETLRERGLVHKHGLVKVLGRGDLGGKAVQVKAHAFSKTAEAAITAAGGSVERLPMPFGNGRPPVQGNQFANR is encoded by the coding sequence ATGAAGCTCCACGATCTCAAGCCGGCCCCCGGGTCCAACCGCCCGAAGCGGCGCGTCGGGCGCGGCATTGCGGGCAAAGGCGGCAAGACCGCCGGTCGCGGTACCAAGGGCCAGAAGGCGCGCAACACCGTCCACCTCGGCTTCGAGGGCGGCCAGCTGCCGCTGGCGCAGCGCCTGCCGAAGCTCCGGGGCTTCAACAACCCGTTCCGGGTGGAGTACAACGTCGTCAACCTCGACACCCTCGCCGGGATGGACACGTCCGAGGTGACGCCCGAGACGCTGCGTGAGCGCGGCCTGGTGCACAAGCACGGCCTGGTGAAGGTGCTCGGCCGTGGTGACCTGGGCGGCAAGGCGGTCCAGGTCAAGGCCCACGCGTTCTCCAAGACGGCTGAAGCGGCGATCACCGCCGCGGGCGGTAGCGTCGAGCGTCTCCCGATGCCCTTCGGCAACGGGCGCCCGCCCGTGCAGGGCAACCAGTTCGCCAACCGCTAA
- a CDS encoding type Z 30S ribosomal protein S14, whose product MAKKALIQKQQRTPKYKVRAYTRCQRCGRPKAVFRKFGLCRICLRELAHAGELPGVTKASW is encoded by the coding sequence ATGGCCAAGAAGGCTCTCATTCAGAAGCAGCAGCGCACCCCGAAGTACAAGGTGCGCGCCTACACCCGGTGCCAGCGGTGCGGCCGGCCGAAGGCGGTCTTCCGCAAGTTCGGTCTGTGCCGTATCTGCCTGCGCGAGCTCGCCCACGCCGGCGAGCTGCCGGGCGTGACGAAGGCCAGTTGGTAG
- the rpsS gene encoding 30S ribosomal protein S19: MPRSLKKGPFVDGHLLKKVDALNAANDKKVIKTWSRRSTIIPDMVGHTIAVHDGRKHVPVYLTESMVGHKLGEFAPTRTFRYHAGQERQGRR, encoded by the coding sequence ATGCCACGCAGTCTCAAGAAGGGCCCGTTCGTCGACGGCCATCTGTTGAAGAAGGTCGACGCGTTGAACGCCGCCAACGACAAGAAGGTCATCAAGACCTGGAGCCGTCGCTCCACGATCATCCCCGACATGGTCGGCCACACCATCGCTGTGCACGACGGGCGCAAGCACGTGCCCGTCTACCTGACGGAATCGATGGTCGGTCACAAGCTCGGTGAGTTCGCACCCACCCGCACGTTCCGCTACCACGCGGGCCAAGAGCGTCAGGGCCGCCGATGA
- a CDS encoding adenylate kinase has translation MIPGIRLVLLGKQGAGKGTQCVRLARHYVVSHVSTGDIFRAAVRSESELGKRVKGYLDAGELVPDEVTLAIVGERLNHPDTRSRGFILDGFPRSVNQAKLLDELLDPVVMDMVIDLHIPTEEALQRLNGRRVCSTCGAIYHVSRPPKYDWTCDNCGGEVVQRDDDTDDAIRRRLQLYEDETAPLIDYYFERGMLVTVDGLGSTDEVADRLTEAIDRHRGRGMNA, from the coding sequence ATGATTCCCGGCATTCGCCTCGTGCTGCTGGGCAAACAAGGTGCGGGCAAAGGCACGCAGTGCGTGCGCTTGGCTCGTCACTATGTTGTGTCCCACGTGTCGACGGGAGACATCTTCCGCGCGGCCGTGCGATCCGAGAGCGAGCTGGGCAAGAGGGTCAAGGGCTACCTCGACGCCGGCGAACTGGTGCCCGACGAAGTGACCCTCGCCATCGTCGGCGAACGCCTCAACCACCCCGACACCCGCTCGCGCGGCTTCATCCTCGACGGCTTCCCCCGCTCGGTCAATCAGGCAAAGCTGCTCGACGAGCTGCTCGATCCGGTGGTGATGGACATGGTCATCGACCTGCACATCCCGACCGAAGAGGCGCTCCAGCGGCTCAACGGCCGGCGCGTGTGCTCGACGTGCGGGGCGATCTACCACGTGTCGCGCCCGCCCAAGTACGACTGGACGTGCGACAACTGCGGCGGCGAGGTCGTGCAGCGCGACGACGACACCGACGACGCCATCCGCCGCCGGCTCCAGCTGTACGAAGACGAAACGGCGCCTTTGATCGACTACTACTTCGAACGCGGCATGCTGGTGACCGTGGATGGCCTGGGATCGACCGACGAAGTCGCCGATAGGTTGACGGAAGCGATCGACCGTCATCGCGGGCGAGGGATGAATGCGTAG
- the rplE gene encoding 50S ribosomal protein L5 yields MTITATSPRLKVKYENEIRAQLKETLGLGNIMEVPRFQKIVINMGVGKATQQASLLESAVRDLTIISGQKPLITKAKKSIASFKLREGNAIGCMVTLRGDKMWEFFDRLVSIAIPRIRDFRGLPTKGFDGRGNYTFGVTEQLIFPEIEYDKVDNPRGMDVTIVTTARTNAEGRALLDAFGFPFRRAEGQ; encoded by the coding sequence ATGACGATCACCGCCACCTCACCGCGGCTCAAGGTGAAGTACGAAAACGAGATCCGCGCCCAGCTCAAGGAAACGCTTGGCCTCGGCAACATCATGGAAGTCCCGCGCTTCCAGAAGATCGTGATCAACATGGGCGTCGGCAAGGCCACGCAGCAGGCGAGCCTGCTCGAGTCCGCCGTGCGCGACCTCACGATCATCAGCGGCCAGAAGCCGCTGATCACCAAGGCCAAGAAGTCGATCGCCTCGTTCAAGCTGCGTGAGGGCAACGCCATCGGCTGCATGGTCACGCTGCGCGGCGACAAGATGTGGGAGTTCTTCGATCGCCTCGTGTCGATCGCCATCCCGCGCATCCGTGACTTCCGCGGCCTGCCTACCAAGGGCTTCGACGGTCGTGGCAACTACACGTTCGGTGTCACCGAGCAGCTGATCTTTCCCGAGATCGAATACGACAAGGTCGACAACCCCCGGGGCATGGACGTCACCATCGTGACGACCGCCCGCACCAATGCCGAAGGCCGAGCGCTGCTCGACGCCTTCGGGTTCCCGTTCCGTCGCGCTGAGGGGCAGTAG
- the rpsH gene encoding 30S ribosomal protein S8: MPVSDPIADMLTRLRNANVAMHDKVTMPSSKLKEALAKILVQEGYIAGFAVSDNTKGPGKLLEIELKYSADRARTISGIKRVSKPGLRVYSAADRLPRVLGGLGVAVLSTSQGLMTDKEARKRHVGGEVLCFVW, from the coding sequence ATGCCTGTTTCTGATCCCATCGCCGACATGCTCACCCGTCTGCGCAACGCCAACGTGGCGATGCACGACAAGGTGACGATGCCGTCGTCCAAGCTCAAAGAAGCGCTCGCCAAGATCCTGGTGCAGGAGGGTTACATCGCCGGCTTCGCCGTCAGCGACAACACCAAGGGTCCGGGCAAGCTGCTCGAGATCGAGCTCAAGTACTCCGCCGACCGCGCCCGCACCATCAGTGGGATCAAGCGCGTGAGCAAGCCCGGCCTGCGCGTCTACAGCGCCGCCGACCGGCTGCCGCGCGTCCTTGGCGGTCTCGGCGTTGCTGTCCTGTCCACCTCGCAGGGACTCATGACCGACAAGGAGGCGCGCAAGCGTCACGTCGGTGGCGAAGTCCTCTGCTTCGTCTGGTAA
- the infA gene encoding translation initiation factor IF-1, which produces MSKSKEEGITLEGTVVEPLPNAVFKVELENGHHVLAHSSGKMRMHRIRILPGDRVQVEITPYDLTRGRIVFRYR; this is translated from the coding sequence CTGTCGAAATCGAAGGAAGAGGGCATCACGCTCGAGGGGACCGTCGTCGAGCCACTACCGAACGCGGTATTCAAAGTGGAACTCGAAAACGGGCATCACGTGCTCGCTCACTCGTCCGGAAAGATGCGCATGCACCGCATCCGGATCCTTCCTGGTGATCGCGTCCAGGTTGAAATCACTCCCTACGACCTCACCCGGGGTCGCATCGTCTTCCGTTACCGGTAA
- the rpmJ gene encoding 50S ribosomal protein L36: MKVRPSVKPMCDKCKVIRRHGRVMVICTDPRHKQRQG; the protein is encoded by the coding sequence ATGAAAGTTCGTCCGAGCGTCAAGCCCATGTGCGATAAGTGCAAGGTCATCCGCCGTCACGGTCGCGTGATGGTGATCTGCACTGACCCGCGCCACAAGCAGAGGCAGGGTTAA
- the rplX gene encoding 50S ribosomal protein L24 produces MKLKKGDRVIVLSGKDRGKDGVIMKVLPGADKVIVEGRNVAKKHQKATRATMQGGIIDKDMPLPASAVAIISPADGKPTRVAYRFDDQGNKVRICARTKVDL; encoded by the coding sequence GTGAAGCTCAAGAAGGGCGACCGCGTCATCGTGCTGTCGGGCAAGGACCGCGGCAAGGACGGCGTGATCATGAAGGTGCTCCCGGGCGCCGACAAGGTCATCGTCGAGGGACGCAACGTCGCCAAGAAGCATCAGAAGGCCACCCGCGCCACCATGCAGGGCGGCATCATCGACAAGGACATGCCGCTGCCGGCGTCCGCTGTCGCGATCATCAGCCCGGCCGACGGCAAGCCGACCCGTGTCGCCTACCGCTTCGACGACCAGGGCAACAAGGTGCGCATCTGCGCCCGGACGAAGGTCGACCTATGA